TGAGCCGGCCGCGCTGGTAGTGCCGCCGGCTGCGTCCAAATCCAAATCAAAGCCTATACCCCAGCATCCGGAAACGCTGATCGCGCCGGCGCCGCCAAAACCCGCGCCGATCGCGCCGCCTTTGTCACGCCGCGCCAGGCGTAACGTGGCGCGCGGCAGGCACGAGATCGATGCGCGGCTCGATCTGCACGGATTGACGCAAAGCGAGGCGCATCACGCGCTGTTGCGGTTCCTGCGCACGGCGAGTGCGCGTGATGCGCGTCTGGTGCTGGTGATCACCGGCAAAGGCAAAGCCGGGAGCCATGAGGAGGGCAGGGAGCGTGGCGTGTTGCGGCGGCAGGTGCCGCAATGGCTGTCGTTGCCCGAGTTTCGGGATTATGTTGTCGGCTTCGAGGATGCGCATATCGCGCATGGCGGCGAAGGCGCGCTTTATGTCCGGGTGCGGCGCGCCCGGGATTGACCGAAACCAGGTCAAGGAGACCGAACATGGCCAAGCGCAAGAAGAAGCTGAAGACCAGGACGAGCAAGAAGAAAGTCGCCAAAGTGGCAAAGACCGCGAAGCGGTCGTCGCCAAAGAAGACCAAGAGAACTGCGAAGAAAGTCGTCAAGAAGGCGGTCAGGAAAACGAAGAAGAAGCCTGTCGCCAAAGCGCCGTCGCCACGAAGGACGGCAAAGAAGGCGATGATCGAGCGCGAGCTGGAAGAAGGATTGATCGAAACCTTCCCGGCATCCGATCCGGTGGCGCTGACGGATCCGACGACAACCATCAAGGAATAAGCACGGAGCGCGATGTCGTTGCCTTTCTGGCGCGAACGGTCCGGCCGCGCGGCCTCGCTTTGCGGCGAGTGCGCGGCAGGGTCGTTTCGGTGAGCCGTCCGAGCAGCCGCGACGCCACGATCCAAATCTCGAGGACGTCGGCCTCGACCTCCTGACGCTGGAGGATGGCACCCCCGAACGCTTCACCTTTCCCGCGTTTCCGCATCTCGCCAAATCCCCCTTGTAATTGGCTGCACTCATCAATCTACAACCATGAGTATAGGAGGCGACACATTACATGTGTCAAGAAAATTTTATAGTTTCTTTGACACAACCTCAGGGCGGTCGGGTTCTGCCGAGAGCGAGATCACTTCCAGTGTGCCGATCGTTTCACCCAGGCGCAGCGGAAAGGGAGTGGGACCGGCGTTGAACAGAACGAAGCGCACCGGCCCCTTGAAGCCGGGTTCGATGTGCAGGGCGCCCGACAGGATGACACAGCCGTCGGTCAGCCTGGGGACGGCGCCGAAGCGGCCGAGATAGTCGTAGGGCAACTCGACGATCTCCGCGGTGGTCGCCCGCAGGGCGCAACCCGGCTTGAGACTGATATGCTTTTTGTGCGCAAGATCGACCTTGTCTCCCCCCACGACGATGTCATCGCCGAGCGTGAGGTCGATCGACGCTGTGCGCAAATGGCCGACCGCAAAAGGCTCAATGGCAATGACGCCTTTCCGCACCGCGCGGGCAATCTCGTGATTGACCAGGGGGGCGGCGGCGCCTCCTCGCCGGGGCGGGCGGCTTTCGCCGAACCATTCGCCGAGCCAGTAGTCCGAGCTGTGCCCGGTCAGGCGGCCGAGCTTGCCGGCCATGGCCCGCGAGATTGGCTGGCGGCCGTTGACGATGTTGTTGACCGACTGCCGTGACACGCCGGTCGCCTTGCTGACTGCCACCTGATCGAGGCCGAGGCGTTTAAGCACGGCCCTGAGATGCGCGCCCGGCGAGGCGCGCTCTGTCGTCGAATGGGTGTCTCTCTTGCCCCGGCTGCCCGCGGCCATGGCTTAAGCTCCGCTTGAATATTTATTCCTAACCGGTACCCGTAAAAGTCCGGTGGTACCGCAACCGTTAATTGTAGCGATAAATTAAAGACATGGCACAGCCACCCGCCGACCCATGGGATCGCGGGCAGGTTAAACGGCTGCGCGCGAGCTACAGGATGAAACGGGACAGGTCGGCGTTCTTGGCCAGGTCGCCGATGTGCTTGTCGACATAGGCGGCATCGATGCGGACGGTTTCGCCGGCGCGGTCGGTGGCGGCAAAGGAAATGTCGTCGAGAATGCGTTCCATCACGGTCTGCAAGCGCCGCGCGCCGATGTTCTCGATCGAGGCATTCACCGAAACCGCGACATCGGCGATCGCGTCGATGGCGTCTTCGGAGAAATCGAGCGTCACGCCTTCGGTGCCGAGCAGCGCGACATACTGCTTGATCAGCGATGCCTCCGGCTCGGTGAGGATGCGGCGGAAGTCGTCGCGCGTCAGCGCCTTCAATTCGACGCGGATTGGCAGCCGGCCCTGCAGCTCGGGCAGCAGGTCCGACGGCTTGGAAATATGGAAGGCGCCCGAGGCGATGAACAGGATGTGGTCGGTCTTCACCGGGCCGTGCTTGGTGTTGACCGTGGTGCCTTCGATCAGCGGCAGCAGGTCGCGCTGCACGCCCTCGCGTGACACGTCGGCGCCGCCGCGGCGTTCGCTGCCGGCGATCTTGTCGATCTCGTCGAGGAACACGATACCGTTCTGCTCGACGGCGCGGACCGCTTCCTGCACGAGCTGATCGTTGTCCAGCAGCTTGTCGCTTTCCTCGTTGAGCAGGATCGGATGCGACTCTTCCACGGTGACGCGCCGCGTCTTGGTGCGGCCGCCGCCGAGTTTGCCGAAAATATCGCCGATATTGATGGCACCCATCTGCGCGCCCGGCATGCCCGGAATTTCGAACATCGGCATGCCCTGGGCGCCGGCCTGCAGCTCGATCTCTATTTCCTTGTCGTTCAATTCGCCGGCGCGCAGCTTGCGGCGGAAGCTCTCGCGTGTGGATGGCCCCGAACCGGGGCCGACCAGCGCATCGAGCACGCGCTCTTCCGCGGCCTGTTCGGCGCGGACCTGGACGTCCTTGCGTTTTTTGTCGCGCGTTAGCGTGATCGCAATCTCGACGAGGTCACGGATGATCTGCTCGACGTCGCGGCCGACATAGCCGACTTCGGTGAACTTGGTGGCTTCCACTTTGAGGAATGGCGCGCCGGCGAGCTTGGCGAGGCGCCGCGAAATCTCGGTCTTGCCGACGCCGGTCGGTCCGATCATCAGGATGTTCTTCGGCAGCACTTCCTCGCGCAATTTCTCGTCGAGCTGCTGGCGGCGCCAGCGGTTGCGCAGCGCGATGGCCACGGCGCGTTTGGCGTCGTGCTGGCCGACGATGAAGCGGTCTAGTTCGGAAACGATTTCGCGGGGAGAGAAGTCGGTCATGGTGCCATTCACTCACTTTGTCATCGTCCGCGAAGGCGGACGATCCAGCCCTCGACTAAGTGCTGGATGCCCCGCCTGCGCGGGGCATGACGGTCAGCCCTTCAGACTCTCAATCGTCACATTGCGGTTGGTGTAGACGCAGATGTCGGCGGCGATATCGAGCGACTTGCGCACGATGGTCTCGGCAGTGGCATCGGTGTCGAGCAAGGCGCGGGCGGAAGCGAGCGCATAATTGCCGCCCGAACCGATTCCGGCGACGCCCATTTCCGGCTCCAGAACGTCGCCATTGCCGGTGAGCACCAGTGACGCCTGGGCGTCGGCGACGATCATCATGGCCTCTAACCGGCGCAGGTAGCGGTCGGTGCGCCAGTCCTTGGCGAGCTCCACCGCGGCGCGCAGCAACTGCCCCGGATACTGCTCGAGCTTGGATTCGAGCCGCTCGAACAAGGTGAACGCGTCCGCCGTCGCGCCGGCGAAGCCGCCGATCACATCGCCTTTTCCGAGCTTGCGCACTTTCTTCGCGTTGGCCTTGACGATGGTCTGGCCGATCGAGACCTGGCCGTCGCCGCCGATCACCACCGTGCCGCCTTTGCGGACGGTCAGGATGGTCGTGCCGTGCCAGGACGGCAATTCTTGGGAGGACATGAGGCTTTACCCCTGCAATTTCCGTCATCTAGGCACGCCGGACGGCGTTTGCAAACCGGCCAAAGGCGCGAAAGGAACGCGAAAGGCCACCTGTGGCATAACCCCGCAACCCCTGATAAAAGGCCGCCGAAACGAGGATTTAGCCGCAATGCGCATCGCCACCATCAAGCGCAAGACCAAGGAAACCGACATCGAGGTCACAGTCGATCTCGACGGCAAGGGCCGTTCTCAGATTGCGACCGGTATCGGTTTCCTCGACCATATGCTCGACCTCCTGGCGCGCCATTCGCGCATCGACATGACGGTCAAGGCAATCGGCGATCTGCACATCGATTTCCACCACACCGCGGAGGACACCGGCATCGCGCTCGGCCAGGCGGTGAAGCAGGCGCTAGGCGACATGAAGGGCATCGGCCGTTACGCCGACGTCCACATGCCGATGGATGAGACGCTGACTCGCGTCGCGCTCGATATTTCCGGCCGCCCGTTCCTGGTGTTCAAGGCCGAGTTCGGCCGCGACAAGGTCGGCCAATTCGACACCGAGCTGGTGCAGGAATGGTTCCAGGCATTCGCCATGAATGCGGGCGTGACGCTCCATGTCGAATGCCTGTACGGCACGAACGATCACCATATCGCCGAGTCGTGCTTCAAGGGTCTGGCGCGCTGCCTGCGCAACGCCGTCGCGATCGACGAGCGCACCAAGGACGAAGTGCCGTCCACGAAGGGAACGCTGGGGAATTGAGAGCGTCATCGTCCGCGAAAGCGGACGATCCAGCGCTTCCCCTTCAGAGCTGGATGCTCCGCCTTCGCGGAGCATGACAGAAAGTGTAACGAGTAAACCAATGCCCACCTACACCGTGCACGAACCGCCGCGGCGGAAAAATGAGAGCGTTACCCAACCGGAACGCTTTGTCTTTGTGCGCGACGGATTCCATTTCTGGGCGTTCCTGCTGCCGCCGCTGTGGTTCATCGCCAAGCGGCTGTGGGTGGCGTTGATCCTTTACGTCATCGCGACTGTTGCGCTCGAATTCGGTATGGCCTGGGCGAAGGTGCCGTCAACGGGACGCGTCATCGTGGAGGTCATGCTCGCCATCGTCATCGGTTTCGAGGCGGCGACCATCCAGCGCTGGACCTTGCAGCGGCGCAAATGGAAGACGCTTGGTTTTGTCGTCGCCGAGGACGAGGAACTGGCGGAGCGCCGCTTCTTCGCGGCGTGGCAGCAAGGCGCGGCGGTGAACAACAAGTCCTTTGAGTCGACCACCGTCTATGCGGCGCCGGTGCTGCGCGGTTCGCCGTCGTCGTCCGACGTCATTGGCCTGTTCCCCGAGCCGGGCAATTCTTCCCTGGGGACGTCGCGATGAGCGTTGCCATTGTCGATTACGGCTCGGGCAATCTGCACTCGGCGGCCAAGGCGTTCGAACGCGCCGCGCGTGAGAGCGGGCACAATCAGAAAATACTCGTGACGTCTAAGCCTGACGATGTGAAAGACGCGACGCGTATTGTGCTGCCCGGCGTCGGTGCCTATGCCGATTGCCGGCGCGGGCTCACTGAAATTCCCGGCATGGTCGAAGCCTTGAACGAGGCGGTGTTGCAGCGTGGCAAGCCGTTCCTCGGCATTTGCGTCGGCATGCAGTTGATGGCCGAGCGCGGTCTTGAATATCAGGTGACGCCAGGGCTCGGCTGGATTGCGGGCGAGGTCGACAAGATCGCGCCGTCCGATGCCTCACTCAAGATCCCGCACATGGGCTGGAACACCCTCGATCTCAAGACGATGCATCCGCTGCTCGACGAAATTCCGCTCGGGCCGGACGGCCTGCACGCCTATTTCGTCCACTCCTATGCGTTCAGGACGGCGCGAAAGGACGATTTGGTTGCGCAGGCCGATTACGGCGGACCGGTCACGGCCATCATCGGGCGCGACAACATGGTCGGCACGCAATTTCATCCCGAGAAGAGCCAAAAGCTCGGCCTGCGGCTGATCGCGAACTTTTTGAAGTGGATGCCATGATTCTCTTTCCCGCCATCGACCTGAAAGAGGGCCTCGCCGTGCGCCTGGAACAAGGCGACATGGCGCGCGCCACCGTGTTTCATCGCGATCCGGCGGCGCAGGCGCGCGCCTTCGAGATGCAGGGCTTCCGCTATCTGCACATCGTCGATCTCGACGGCGCCTTTGCCGGCAAGCCGGTGAATGCCGACGCCGTCGACCGCATTCTTGAGACCATCGGCATTCCGGTGCAGCTCGGCGGAGGCGTGCGCGACATGGCGACCGTTGAGGGCTGGCTCGGCAAGGGCGTCGATCGCGTCATCATCGGCACCGCGGCGGTGCGCGATCCCGCCTTCGTCAAGGAAGCCGCCAGGAAGTATCCCGGCCGCGTTGCCGTCGGCCTCGATGCGCGCGACGGCAAGGTTGCCGTCGAGGGCTGGGCCGAAGCGTCCGAGCTGACCGTGCTCGACATCGCGCGGCGTTTCGAAGACGCCGGCGTGGCGGCAATCATTTACACCGACATCGCGCGTGACGGCATGCTCAAGGGTATCAACTGGGATGCGACCATCGCGCTCGCCGAAGCGATTTCCATTCCGGTGATTGCCTCGGGCGGTCTCGCCTCGATGGACGATATCCGCACCCTGCTGGAGCCGCGTGCGCGCAAGCTGGAAGGTGCCATTGCCGGCCGCGCCATCTATGACGGCCGGCTCGACGTGCCGGAAGCGCTTCGCATGATCCGCGATGCCGAGGCAAACCGCTGATGTTCAAAGTCCGCGTCATTCCCTGTCTCGACGTGAAAGACGGCCGAGTCGTCAAGGGCGTCAACTTCGTCGATCTGCGCGATGCCGGCGATCCGGTCGAGGCGGCGGTGGCTTACGATGCCGCCGGCGCTGACGAGCTCTGTTTCCTCGACATCACCGCCAGCCACGAGAACCGCGACACCATCTTCGATGTAGTGACGCGCACTGCGGAAGCCTGCTTCATGCCGCTCACCGTCGGCGGTGGCGTTCGTACTGTCGAGGATATCCGCAAGCTGCTCACTTGCGGCGCCGACAAGGTGTCGATCAATACAGCCGCCGTGAACCGGCGCGCTTTTGTGAAGGAAGCGGCGGAGAAGTTCGGCGACCAGTGCATCGTCGTCGCCATCGACGCCAAGAAAGTGTCGAACGACGGCGAACCCGCTCGCTGGGAAATCTTCACCCATGGCGGCCGCAATCCGACCGGGCTTGATGCGGTGGCCTATGCGCGCGAGGTGGTGTCGCTGGGCGCCGGTGAAATTCTGCTGACCTCGATGGACCGGGACGGCACCAAGTCCGGCTTCGATATCGCGCTGACGCGCGCGGTGGCGGATGCAGTGCCGGTGCCGGTGATCGCCTCGGGCGGTGTCGGCAATCTCGATCACATGGTGGCCGGCATCCGCGACGGCCATGCCACTGCGGTACTGGCGGCCTCGATCTTCCATTTCGGCGAGTATTCGGTGCGCCAAGCCAAGGATTACATGGCCAAGGCCGGCCTGCCGATGCGGCTGGACCCGTAATCCGCCTCATCCTGAGGAGCGGGCGTAGCCCGCGCCTCGAAGGATAGGGCGGCCGCATGGTTCGAGACGCCTCGCTGCGCGAGGCTCCTCACCATGAGGCCGGGAAAGGTTCGGAATGACGGCAATTCAAGAACCTGCTAATTGGCCCCCATGACCCAGTTCACCCTCGCCGACCTGGAAAAACGCATTGAGGAACGCGCGCGCGCCAGCGCCGAGCAGTCCTATACGCGCGCGCTGATCGACAAGGGCGCGGCGCATTGCGCCAAGAAGATGGGCGAAGAGGCCTTCGAAACGGCCATAGCGGCTGTGCAGGAAGACAAGAGCCGGCTCGTGTCGGAAGCCGCCGATCTCATCTATCATCTCATGGTGCTGATGAAGGTGCGCGGTGTATCGCTTGCCGATGTCGAGGCCGAGCTCGACCGGCGCACCGCGCAATCGGGCCATGCCGAGAAAGCGTCCAGGCCGAAGGGCTAGGCGCAGCGAGCGCCACAACGACGAATGCAGTAATGGAACAGCGGATCGACGACAATCTCTCGCCCTACCGCAGCTTCTCGCGGGCTGAATGGGCGGCGCTGCGCGAAGACGCGCCGATGACGCTGACCTCCGACGAGGTGACGCGGCTGCGCTCGCTGCATGACCGACTCGACATCAAAGAAGTCGAGGACATCTATCTGCCGCTGTCGCGACTTTTGTCGCTCTACGTCACGGCGACGCAGCGGCTGTTCCGCGCGCAGGAGCGGTTCCTCGGCGTCGAGGACGAGAAGATGCCGTTCATCATCGGCGTCGCCGGCTCGGTCGCGGTCGGTAAATCGACCACGGCGCGCGTCCTGCAGGCACTGCTCGCGCGCTGGCCCGGCTCGCCGCAGGTCGATCTCATCACCACCGACGGCTTTCTGTTTCCGAACGCGGTGCTCGATCGCGAAGGCCTGATGGAGAAGAAGGGCTTTCCGGAAAGCTACGATCTGGCGACTCTGCTGCGTTTTCTCTCCGACGTGAAGGCAGGCAAGCGTCCTGCGCGCGCGCCGATCTATTCGCATCTGATCTACGACGTGGTGCCGAACCAGTGGATCGAAGTGAACCGGCCGGACATTCTCATCGTCGAAGGTCTCAACGTATTGCAGACCGGACGTCTGCCGAAGGATGGCAAGGCCATTCCCTTCGTCTCCGATTTCTTCGATTTCTCGGTCTACATCGATGCTGATGAGGACGTGCTCAAGGGCTGGTACGTCGACCGCTTTCTCACCTTGCGCGGCACAGCCTTCCGCGATCCGAAGTCATACTTCCATCGCTATTCGAACTTGTCAGACGATGAAGCGGTGAAGACCGCGGTGTCGATCTGGGAGCGCATCAATCTCGTGAACCTGCACGAGAACATCCTGCCGACGCGACAGCGCGCCGATCTCATTCTCAAGAAGGCCGGCTCGCACCAGATCGATCAGGTGTCGTTGCGGAGGCTGTAGCCCTGCGCCGTCGTCCCCGCGAAGGCGGGAACCCAGTAGCCACCGGCCGCAAAGATTGAGTCGTGGCGATTGCGAGTACTGGATCGCCCGCTTTCGCGGGAGATGACAGATTCCGGCTAATTAGGCCGCCCTGCGGCCCGGGTCGAAGTGTTCGATATAGCGCTGCTTGATCGCTGACACCGGCAGCACGATCAGCACGTCGGTGGTGCCAAACTCGTGGTCGACCACGGCGCCGTCGCCGATATAGGCGCCAAGACGCAGATAGCCCTTCACCAGCGGCGGCAACTGGCGCAGCGCCTCCTTCGGATCGATCGATTCCTTCGAGATGCGGTTCATCTCGACATAGCGCTCGGGCAACGCCTGCGCGCGCCATTCCTCCGGCGCGCGGGCATAGTGATGCAGGAACGACAGCGGCAGCGCCAGGCGCTTGGGCTCGGTGCCGTCGAGGCTGGCGCAGCCGATCATGACGTCGCAGCGGTTCTGCGTGACGTAGGCGTGGATGCCGTGCCACAGCAGCTCGACCGTGCGCTTGTTGCGATACGGCGCCAGCACGCAGGAGCGGCCGAGCTCGAGGAATTGCAAATTGCGGTGGCGCGCGATCAGGCCGCTGATGTCAAACTCGCCGGCGGTGTAGAAGCCGCCGTGATCCTCGGCGAGCGATTGGCGGAGCAGGCGATAGGTGCCGACGACGGCTGGCCGGTTGCCGGGACCGCCCTCGCGCGCGGCATGATCGAGCACCAAGAGGTGGTCGCAGATGGCGTCGTAGCCGTCGACGTCGCGGCGCGCGAACAGCCGGCCCGGGTTAGGGATGGCGGCGCCTTCCTGGTAGAACACCCGATAACGCAGCTTTTGCGCCTGCCGCACTTCGGCGGCGGTCTGGGCGAGGCGGACTTCCAGCGAGCCTATCCGGCCGAGCGATTGCAGCGGGCGATGCGCTCGTGCCGCCCAGGCCTGCAGGCCGCCATAGGCCTGCAGCGACGAGATCAGGCCAGGCGCCGCGGGAGCCGCGCGGCGGCGGCTGAAGGGGTTACGCGTCGGGTTGGCGCTGTCGCGCATCATGGATGGGTCCCTTTGGGAGCTCGTCGTCATAGGCGTGGAAATAGGGAGCAATTCGTCCCGATTTAAGACCGGCGAATCGCGGCCCAGCATCCCGGTGCAGTGATACACCATGCCTCGAATACGGAATTATGACGATTTGGGGAAGCCCGGTTGACGCAGGTCAGGCCGCCATCGAGGCTCGCCCGGCAAGCCGGCCGAGTTCGTCGATGAGGCGCTGGCGGTCGAGCGGTTTGGTGAGAACGGCGTCCATGCCGGCGGCGATGCAGGCCGCCCGGTCGTCGTCGGACGCGTTCGCGGTTAGCGCGATCACAGGCACCGGGCGAAATGCCTCCTGTGCGACGGCCTTGATTTCGGCCTCGCTGACGCGAATGCGGCGCATGGCCTCGAGCCCATCCATGCCCGGCATTTGCACGTCCATGAGGATGAGATCGAACCGATTCCCGCTCTCTAAACCTGCGCTCCACGCCAGCACAGCGCTGGCGCCGTCGCCGACCGTGGTGACGCGGTGGCCGAGCCGCGTCAGAAGCGCGCGGGTCAGCATGACATTGATGGGATTGTCTTCGGCCAGAAGCACGTTGAGCCCGCCGCCGGGCGGGGCGGCCGGCTCGTCCTGCGGCGCCGGCTCGGCTGCTTTGGCGACATCGAATGTGTCCTGCCCGGCAAAGCGGGCGGCGAGCGAGGCGGCGCGCACCGGCTTCACCAGATAGCCGGTGAAGCCCGCGGCCTTCAGCGCCGGCAATTCGGCGCGCTCGCCCGGATTGATCAGCACAATGCACCGCGTCGCGTCCGCTGCGATATCGCCATTGGTAATCATCGCTTGGGCGAGCGAACCATCGACGATCAGCGTGTCGAAATGTTCTTCGGCAAGATGGCGCGCGGCGTCGGCGGCATTGCCGACCTCGATTTGCGTCGCCATGCCCCAGGCATCGAGCCGGCGCGCCAGCACTTCGCCTTCGATATAGGTCGAAGCGACGATCAGCGCGCTTTGGCCTTTAAGATCGGGCGCCTTGAACGGCGCGCCGGCTTTAATTTCCGCCGGCGGCAATTCGACCGAGAAAGAAAAGGTTGAGCCCTGGTCCGGGGCGCTGTCGACCTGGAGTGTGCCGTGCATTGCTTCGACGATGCGTTTCGAGATGGCGAGGCCCAGTCCGGTACCGCCGTATTTGCGCGTCGACGACGTGTCGGCCTGTTCGAAATCGCGGAAGATGCGCGCCTGATCCTCGGGCGCCAGCCCGATGCCGGTGTCGCGCACCGAGAAGCGCACTTCATGACCGCCAGTGCCGGGTTCGACGATGACGGTGACACCCCCGCTCTCGGTGAACTTCACGGCATTGCCGGCGAGGTTCAGCAACACCTGGCGCAGGCGCGTAGCGTCGCCTGTGACCGTTGCCGGCAGACGCTCATCGACGAACGAGCTGATGGCGATGCTCTTGCTGTGCGCGCGGGGCGCCAGCAATTCGATGGTTTCCTCCACGAGCGGCAACAGCGCGAAAGGTGCGGATGACAGTTCGAGCTTGCCCGCTTCGATTTTCGAAAAATCGAGCACTTCTTCGATCAGCGCCAACAACGTTTCGCCGGATGCCTTGGCGGCCTTGGCGTAGTTGAGTTGCTCGGGCGTCAGTGGCGTGTCGAGCAACAGATCGGTCATGCCGATGACGCCATTGAGCGGCGTGCGAATCTCGTGACTGACGGTGGCGAGAAATCGCGATTTGGCGCGGCTCGCTGCTTCGGCAAGCGCGCGGGCTTCGGCGCGATCGGTGACGTCGCGCCCGACGCTTTGCGTTTCGGTGCCATTTTCGGTTCGCACGGTGACGTCGCGCCAGGCGACCCAGCGTGGACCGAGCGGCGTGTCGATCTTCTGGTCCTGGGCGCGGGTGCCGTCGTCCAGAATGGCGATCTCGGTTTGCTCGATAATGGTGAGTGCCGGTGCCCTGCCGATCACGTCTGAATGATCCTGGCCGGCGAAGCGGCACCAGGCTTCGTTAGCGTAAGTTACAAGGCCCTGGGCGTCACGGCGCAGGATGAGGTCGCCTTGCGCTTCGAGCATTCCGCGGGCGCGCACTTCCGCTTCGCGTGCTTCCCAAAGCTGGTCGGATAATTCATCGATACGAAGTTCGAGATCGCGCCGGCGGTTCTTGGCGATACGGCGGCGATAGAGCAGGAACGCGATGACGGCGCAGGCGGCGGCAAACAGCGCGCCAGTGCCGATGGCATAGCTGTGTGGGTCGTAATCGGGGCTCGACAGGCGGATGCCGGCCAGAAAACCGAGCGCGCCGGAAATGACCGACAGAGTGATGACGGCCGAGCGGCCGAACAGGATGAGCGCCGCGGTGTTGCGCGAATGGGTCGGTGCGGGCTTGCGGGTTTTGACTTGAGCCATGCGGGGCTATTTCGCCCAGCAATCCTTGCTATTCGATGGTTTCTTTCGGAACGACATCGCGTCGTAGTGAAAGCGCGGTTAAGCGCCTGAACAATGAATGAAAGCTCGTCACGTTGCCGAACCAGGTGGAAGGGCCGGGCGCCAAATATACACAAAATTACTGTACAATACCGCGCAGGAGAGGCCGTCTTTCATCGTCAAGTTATTTAATAAATAGCCTTCATATTGGCTAACCGATTTTAAACGCCAGCGTCC
The Pseudolabrys sp. FHR47 genome window above contains:
- a CDS encoding Smr/MutS family protein, giving the protein MSRDGRRRILTYEERVLWSAVTQSMKPLRPEEAQSEPEPAALVVPPAASKSKSKPIPQHPETLIAPAPPKPAPIAPPLSRRARRNVARGRHEIDARLDLHGLTQSEAHHALLRFLRTASARDARLVLVITGKGKAGSHEEGRERGVLRRQVPQWLSLPEFRDYVVGFEDAHIAHGGEGALYVRVRRARD
- a CDS encoding helix-turn-helix domain-containing protein; translated protein: MAAGSRGKRDTHSTTERASPGAHLRAVLKRLGLDQVAVSKATGVSRQSVNNIVNGRQPISRAMAGKLGRLTGHSSDYWLGEWFGESRPPRRGGAAAPLVNHEIARAVRKGVIAIEPFAVGHLRTASIDLTLGDDIVVGGDKVDLAHKKHISLKPGCALRATTAEIVELPYDYLGRFGAVPRLTDGCVILSGALHIEPGFKGPVRFVLFNAGPTPFPLRLGETIGTLEVISLSAEPDRPEVVSKKL
- the hslU gene encoding ATP-dependent protease ATPase subunit HslU yields the protein MTDFSPREIVSELDRFIVGQHDAKRAVAIALRNRWRRQQLDEKLREEVLPKNILMIGPTGVGKTEISRRLAKLAGAPFLKVEATKFTEVGYVGRDVEQIIRDLVEIAITLTRDKKRKDVQVRAEQAAEERVLDALVGPGSGPSTRESFRRKLRAGELNDKEIEIELQAGAQGMPMFEIPGMPGAQMGAINIGDIFGKLGGGRTKTRRVTVEESHPILLNEESDKLLDNDQLVQEAVRAVEQNGIVFLDEIDKIAGSERRGGADVSREGVQRDLLPLIEGTTVNTKHGPVKTDHILFIASGAFHISKPSDLLPELQGRLPIRVELKALTRDDFRRILTEPEASLIKQYVALLGTEGVTLDFSEDAIDAIADVAVSVNASIENIGARRLQTVMERILDDISFAATDRAGETVRIDAAYVDKHIGDLAKNADLSRFIL
- the hslV gene encoding ATP-dependent protease subunit HslV, whose amino-acid sequence is MSSQELPSWHGTTILTVRKGGTVVIGGDGQVSIGQTIVKANAKKVRKLGKGDVIGGFAGATADAFTLFERLESKLEQYPGQLLRAAVELAKDWRTDRYLRRLEAMMIVADAQASLVLTGNGDVLEPEMGVAGIGSGGNYALASARALLDTDATAETIVRKSLDIAADICVYTNRNVTIESLKG
- the hisB gene encoding imidazoleglycerol-phosphate dehydratase HisB, which encodes MRIATIKRKTKETDIEVTVDLDGKGRSQIATGIGFLDHMLDLLARHSRIDMTVKAIGDLHIDFHHTAEDTGIALGQAVKQALGDMKGIGRYADVHMPMDETLTRVALDISGRPFLVFKAEFGRDKVGQFDTELVQEWFQAFAMNAGVTLHVECLYGTNDHHIAESCFKGLARCLRNAVAIDERTKDEVPSTKGTLGN
- a CDS encoding DUF2628 domain-containing protein, with the translated sequence MPTYTVHEPPRRKNESVTQPERFVFVRDGFHFWAFLLPPLWFIAKRLWVALILYVIATVALEFGMAWAKVPSTGRVIVEVMLAIVIGFEAATIQRWTLQRRKWKTLGFVVAEDEELAERRFFAAWQQGAAVNNKSFESTTVYAAPVLRGSPSSSDVIGLFPEPGNSSLGTSR
- the hisH gene encoding imidazole glycerol phosphate synthase subunit HisH, which codes for MSVAIVDYGSGNLHSAAKAFERAARESGHNQKILVTSKPDDVKDATRIVLPGVGAYADCRRGLTEIPGMVEALNEAVLQRGKPFLGICVGMQLMAERGLEYQVTPGLGWIAGEVDKIAPSDASLKIPHMGWNTLDLKTMHPLLDEIPLGPDGLHAYFVHSYAFRTARKDDLVAQADYGGPVTAIIGRDNMVGTQFHPEKSQKLGLRLIANFLKWMP
- the hisA gene encoding 1-(5-phosphoribosyl)-5-[(5-phosphoribosylamino)methylideneamino]imidazole-4-carboxamide isomerase, with the protein product MDAMILFPAIDLKEGLAVRLEQGDMARATVFHRDPAAQARAFEMQGFRYLHIVDLDGAFAGKPVNADAVDRILETIGIPVQLGGGVRDMATVEGWLGKGVDRVIIGTAAVRDPAFVKEAARKYPGRVAVGLDARDGKVAVEGWAEASELTVLDIARRFEDAGVAAIIYTDIARDGMLKGINWDATIALAEAISIPVIASGGLASMDDIRTLLEPRARKLEGAIAGRAIYDGRLDVPEALRMIRDAEANR
- the hisF gene encoding imidazole glycerol phosphate synthase subunit HisF, translating into MFKVRVIPCLDVKDGRVVKGVNFVDLRDAGDPVEAAVAYDAAGADELCFLDITASHENRDTIFDVVTRTAEACFMPLTVGGGVRTVEDIRKLLTCGADKVSINTAAVNRRAFVKEAAEKFGDQCIVVAIDAKKVSNDGEPARWEIFTHGGRNPTGLDAVAYAREVVSLGAGEILLTSMDRDGTKSGFDIALTRAVADAVPVPVIASGGVGNLDHMVAGIRDGHATAVLAASIFHFGEYSVRQAKDYMAKAGLPMRLDP
- a CDS encoding phosphoribosyl-ATP diphosphatase, whose protein sequence is MTQFTLADLEKRIEERARASAEQSYTRALIDKGAAHCAKKMGEEAFETAIAAVQEDKSRLVSEAADLIYHLMVLMKVRGVSLADVEAELDRRTAQSGHAEKASRPKG
- the coaA gene encoding type I pantothenate kinase is translated as MEQRIDDNLSPYRSFSRAEWAALREDAPMTLTSDEVTRLRSLHDRLDIKEVEDIYLPLSRLLSLYVTATQRLFRAQERFLGVEDEKMPFIIGVAGSVAVGKSTTARVLQALLARWPGSPQVDLITTDGFLFPNAVLDREGLMEKKGFPESYDLATLLRFLSDVKAGKRPARAPIYSHLIYDVVPNQWIEVNRPDILIVEGLNVLQTGRLPKDGKAIPFVSDFFDFSVYIDADEDVLKGWYVDRFLTLRGTAFRDPKSYFHRYSNLSDDEAVKTAVSIWERINLVNLHENILPTRQRADLILKKAGSHQIDQVSLRRL